AAATTAATATCTGAACTTCTCAAGCTTACTCTGTTTAAGGAACGTATCATTGTTAGAATAACATATAAAAATTgcgtagttttttttttcttttacaaaaCAAGTGATGTGAATGTACGTATGTATCTTGAAAGTAATCTGCTAtgcatattatacatatatatatatatatatgaacagcAACAATAACcatttttgtgtatatatttAGTTCCTTTTCTCGCATCTGAAGGATGCGTTTGTGTAATAACAGATTACTGGAACTATTTTGGCCGCAAAGAAGGCTTTCATTGCTGTTTCTAGTTGTATTCAAGATCAATCAATTCTAGAAAGTGAGCCCACCTTTTTTAACAGATCTACAGAGTGTTCTTCCTCGGGGACGTTTCATAATTCTGAGACTAATGCTGAGTTTTTCCCAAATCTTAGCTCATTGTTACCACAAACttcttttaatataaaaaatgctTCATTTGACTCTTCCACGGCAGATGCCAATGGAGTCCACAAGGATGGCGCAAAGGGTACACAACAAGAAGTTTTGTTTAGACTTATTTGCTCTAATGATACAGCTGGGAGCGTGATTGGTAAAAAAGGGTCCATAGTTAGAGCTCTAGAGAATGAGACTGGTGCTGATATAAAATTTGCAACTCCTAAGAATAGCTCTGGTGAGCGTGTTGTCACTATTTCTGCATTTGAGGTTAGTCATACTACAACTTTGTATCTTTTAAAATTGTTTGTCTTTGAATTCTCAGAGATGCCCTTATACAATATAATTCAATTGTTGATCATagtttgccttttttttttttagaacatTGAATCAGATTACTCTCCAGCACAAAATGCTGTTATTCTTGTGTTTGCTAGAATTGTTGAAGGGGACATTGAGAAAGGGTTTCTATTAGGTTTCAGTAATGGTACAACTGTAACAGCAAAGCTTCTAGTTTCGACACATCTAGTTTCTTGCTTGAGTGAAAATGAAAGTAAGGTCATTGAAGAAATCAAAGAAGTATCTGGTGCTGATATACGAATACAGGGCGGGACTCTACAAAATCAAGTGGTAAAGGTATATTATCAGTATTTTTTTTTCCTCTTATAGTAATATGCCATGAAAGGTTGAATCATTGGAGCTTTAATTTGTAATGTAGTGCTAGTTCTAGTTAAATTAAGATGGAATGTGTTTCTTTAATGCAGATTACTGGTGAGTATAGAACTGTACAGACTGCTTTATTTCAAGTCACTAGCACTCTGAGGAATCACCTTATGCATCGTGAGGTCCTCAATGACGTGAGAGCAAGGAGTTTCTATGCTAGGGTGATAGAGCCTGCCTCTTCTCGACCACAGCAGTCATCATCCTGGTCTCTTAATGCCACTGATGAAGCTCTTTTAACAAGTCTAAGGAACCGAGTTGTACTCTCTCCCCTTCCAGGTGCTTTTGAACCAAAGTCACAGCTACCTCAGGTTACTTTTCATTTATAATTCATTCGCCTATTTTGAAGTTATCACAACTTTCTCATTTGTATGGGCACCTAACCGAGTCCAAGGATTTCAATTGTTTGGAATTGGTCTTATTGCAGAATATGAAAACAGAGTATGCCAACTCCAACACTGATGCTGGGGATGCCTTCACAAGATTTGGCATGAATCTTGAAGTTGGAAGGTTAGTACTGCATAACACAGCATGAAGGTGTATATCTATTTTCTTGCATTATTCTTTGTAATTTCAGAACGGTTGTCTATGAGTAATTTATGTGTATTAATTGAGCATTAAGATAGATATGGTTTGTTTAGTTACATAAGAGCTCTATATTTACCTTCAAAATTAAACATGTATTCAATCCTTTGGTAAAATAAAAGTGATATCCAAATGTCTTAGCATGTGTAATTCCACCTCCTAAAGGGCTATATTACATAACAAtgatgtaactttttatttaacaGTAATCAACACAGTGTAGCCTGTAGTAATGGGAAATGAATTAACTATTACAGTTTTTGGAGGCACATATTGTGTTGAGAATATCCACTTTGCATTTTTGTGCAGCGGGAACAAACTTGCTGTAGTAACTAATACAATTTTGGAGATAGTAGTTTCGCGGCACGCTTTTAACTCTATCTATGgtgaagatggtggcaatttaaATCGTCTTAAAGAGGTAATTATCTATACTTTCGATTAGAGGTACTATGACATGTTTTATTCGGCTATTAGTTTTCATACT
The genomic region above belongs to Humulus lupulus chromosome 1, drHumLupu1.1, whole genome shotgun sequence and contains:
- the LOC133806540 gene encoding KH domain-containing protein HEN4 isoform X2; the protein is MEYLNFSLRPPSPAAYAAQEQAHNNQHHASDGACDRKDGEGRIPRRASNRSGRPRPRRRSPQGFKVLPGQVALRLFCPQSMIGGVIGNSGAIVSQLRRETDTKIHCENPAPRSDQGIVLVIGSRLPDKRIVLSTNTGVEASVREECDVSSAQDAMLRVLERIWTLEAENQGVTAAAAASMRVVSCRLLAEKSQIGAVMGKGGANIIRMRKESSANIRIVSVRQEAAGFEEAIQITGTILAAKKAFIAVSSCIQDQSILESEPTFFNRSTECSSSGTFHNSETNAEFFPNLSSLLPQTSFNIKNASFDSSTADANGVHKDGAKGTQQEVLFRLICSNDTAGSVIGKKGSIVRALENETGADIKFATPKNSSGERVVTISAFENIESDYSPAQNAVILVFARIVEGDIEKGFLLGFSNGTTVTAKLLVSTHLVSCLSENESKVIEEIKEVSGADIRIQGGTLQNQVVKITGEYRTVQTALFQVTSTLRNHLMHREVLNDVRARSFYARVIEPASSRPQQSSSWSLNATDEALLTSLRNRVVLSPLPGAFEPKSQLPQNMKTEYANSNTDAGDAFTRFGMNLEVGRFQEPKWKCMILVPGKVKGRLLYPGHLIKP
- the LOC133806540 gene encoding KH domain-containing protein HEN4 isoform X1, coding for MEYLNFSLRPPSPAAYAAQEQAHNNQHHASDGACDRKDGEGRIPRRASNRSGRPRPRRRSPQGFKVLPGQVALRLFCPQSMIGGVIGNSGAIVSQLRRETDTKIHCENPAPRSDQGIVLVIGSRLPDKRIVLSTNTGVEASVREECDVSSAQDAMLRVLERIWTLEAENQGVTAAAAASMRVVSCRLLAEKSQIGAVMGKGGANIIRMRKESSANIRIVSVRQEAAGFEEAIQITGTILAAKKAFIAVSSCIQDQSILESEPTFFNRSTECSSSGTFHNSETNAEFFPNLSSLLPQTSFNIKNASFDSSTADANGVHKDGAKGTQQEVLFRLICSNDTAGSVIGKKGSIVRALENETGADIKFATPKNSSGERVVTISAFENIESDYSPAQNAVILVFARIVEGDIEKGFLLGFSNGTTVTAKLLVSTHLVSCLSENESKVIEEIKEVSGADIRIQGGTLQNQVVKITGEYRTVQTALFQVTSTLRNHLMHREVLNDVRARSFYARVIEPASSRPQQSSSWSLNATDEALLTSLRNRVVLSPLPGAFEPKSQLPQNMKTEYANSNTDAGDAFTRFGMNLEVGSGNKLAVVTNTILEIVVSRHAFNSIYGEDGGNLNRLKEISGAKVEVHDPRPGESEGKVVISGTPDQTLRAQSLLQAFIQTTKKS